In one window of Ruminococcus hominis DNA:
- a CDS encoding response regulator transcription factor produces MSKKKILVVDDEKLIVKGIRFSLEQDGMEVDCAYDGAEALEYAKNCEYDLVLLDVMLPKLDGFQVCQQIREFSDMPIVMLTAKSEDMDKILGLEYGADDYITKPFNILEVKARIKAIMRRTSKREEPAPKTLLVKGTMKIDCEGRRVFIGEREINLTAKEFDVLELLAMNPNKVYSRENLLNLIWGADYPGDARTVDVHIRRLREKIEKNPSEPQYVHTKWGVGYYFQG; encoded by the coding sequence ATGAGCAAGAAAAAAATCTTAGTAGTTGATGACGAAAAGTTAATTGTGAAAGGAATCCGTTTTAGCCTGGAACAGGATGGAATGGAAGTGGATTGTGCATATGATGGTGCAGAGGCATTAGAATATGCAAAAAATTGTGAATATGATCTGGTTCTGCTGGATGTAATGCTTCCGAAGCTTGATGGATTTCAAGTATGTCAGCAGATTCGTGAATTTTCGGATATGCCGATTGTTATGCTGACTGCAAAAAGTGAAGACATGGATAAAATTCTTGGGTTAGAATATGGTGCCGATGATTATATTACAAAACCATTTAATATTCTGGAAGTAAAAGCAAGAATTAAAGCCATTATGCGACGGACATCAAAAAGAGAAGAACCTGCTCCGAAAACTCTATTAGTAAAGGGAACTATGAAAATAGATTGCGAAGGCAGAAGAGTATTTATAGGTGAACGCGAGATTAATCTTACCGCAAAAGAATTTGATGTGTTAGAATTACTCGCAATGAATCCAAATAAAGTATACAGTAGGGAAAATTTATTAAACTTAATTTGGGGAGCAGATTATCCGGGAGATGCAAGAACAGTAGATGTACATATCCGTAGACTACGTGAGAAGATTGAAAAGAATCCAAGCGAGCCGCAATACGTACATACAAAGTGGGGAGTTGGTTATTATTTCCAAGGGTAA
- a CDS encoding helix-hairpin-helix domain-containing protein, with translation MKVRNLWKRQLLITFCLFVFCFGTGCGQKGEAFQEVTLQETEQSLNETEKNKETEEIHDTTKTTSVYVYVCGAVNNTGVYELKKDARIYEAIECAGGLREDAALSAVNQAEYVSDGQQIYIPTQEEYNAGITSEMTVSSSTDSSDGKVHLNTATKDELKTLSGIGESRAESILAYRDSHGAFQSIEELMNVEGIKEGIYLKIKDQIAL, from the coding sequence ATGAAAGTCAGAAATTTATGGAAACGACAATTACTAATTACTTTCTGTTTATTTGTATTCTGTTTTGGAACGGGGTGTGGGCAAAAAGGAGAAGCTTTTCAAGAAGTTACACTTCAAGAGACAGAACAATCTTTAAATGAAACTGAAAAGAATAAAGAAACAGAAGAAATTCATGACACAACAAAAACTACATCTGTTTATGTCTATGTATGTGGTGCTGTAAATAACACGGGAGTGTATGAATTAAAAAAAGATGCCCGCATATATGAAGCAATTGAATGTGCGGGTGGATTACGTGAGGATGCAGCACTTTCTGCAGTCAATCAGGCAGAGTATGTAAGTGACGGACAACAGATTTATATTCCGACACAGGAAGAGTATAATGCAGGGATTACTTCTGAAATGACGGTTTCATCATCAACGGATTCTTCTGATGGAAAGGTACATCTGAATACTGCGACAAAAGATGAGCTAAAAACTTTATCCGGCATTGGAGAATCCAGAGCAGAAAGCATTTTGGCATATCGGGATTCACATGGTGCTTTTCAGAGTATTGAAGAGTTGATGAATGTAGAGGGAATCAAGGAAGGCATTTATCTAAAAATTAAAGATCAGATAGCATTATAG
- a CDS encoding DMT family transporter has product MIGFLIALLSGALMSVQGVFNTKVTETTGMWVSNVWVQLTAFLVCILGWLIAGRDDILSIGKVEPRYLLLGGVIGAGITLTVIKSMDALGPAKAALLIVIAQLFVAYLIELFGMFGVDKEPFSWRKIGGLVLALIGISIFQWK; this is encoded by the coding sequence ATGATTGGTTTTTTAATTGCGTTATTGTCGGGAGCCTTAATGAGTGTACAAGGTGTATTTAACACCAAAGTAACGGAAACTACAGGAATGTGGGTTTCTAATGTATGGGTGCAATTAACAGCATTTCTTGTATGTATTTTAGGCTGGCTTATTGCAGGAAGGGATGATATTCTGTCAATTGGAAAAGTTGAGCCTAGATATCTCTTGCTTGGAGGTGTGATTGGAGCAGGTATAACATTGACAGTTATAAAAAGTATGGATGCATTAGGACCGGCTAAGGCAGCACTTCTGATTGTAATCGCACAGTTGTTCGTTGCATATTTAATAGAATTATTTGGAATGTTTGGGGTAGATAAAGAACCCTTCAGCTGGCGGAAAATAGGAGGATTAGTTTTAGCTTTGATAGGAATTTCTATTTTTCAATGGAAATAA
- a CDS encoding aspartate aminotransferase family protein: MVNNKIAEAEENLLHVYNRFPIILDHGEDVYLYDAEGKKYLDFAAGIAVCGLGYSNKELKDALKKQIDLLCHTSNLYFHESCGEAAKKLNEISGMDRVFFTNSGTEAIEGALKSARKYAYTKESGRYEIIAMQNSFHGRSIGAVSVTGTEHYRTPFEPLLPGVKFAEYNNLESVKALVNDKTCAIILEPLQGEGGIYPATKEFMEGIRELCSKNDILMICDEIQCGMARTGYMFAWQEYNIKPDIMTMAKAIGNGIPVGAFAMTEEVAKYSMEAGDHGSTYGGNPLACTAVKTVIDIFQKEQIVDHVKEMGEYLSICLEKLVQKYDFVKECRGKGLIQGIELTKPAGDIITKAHEAGLLIITAKGNTIRFVPPLIITKEQIDEMIEKLEIAFAK; this comes from the coding sequence ATGGTGAACAATAAAATAGCAGAAGCAGAAGAAAATCTTTTACATGTATATAATCGTTTTCCAATCATATTAGATCACGGAGAAGACGTTTATTTATATGATGCAGAGGGTAAAAAATATCTGGATTTTGCTGCAGGAATTGCAGTTTGTGGTCTTGGATATAGTAATAAAGAATTGAAAGATGCCTTAAAAAAACAAATAGATTTGTTATGTCATACGTCTAACTTATATTTCCATGAAAGTTGTGGTGAAGCTGCAAAGAAATTAAATGAAATTTCCGGAATGGATCGTGTATTTTTCACGAATAGTGGAACAGAGGCAATTGAAGGAGCTTTAAAATCCGCACGAAAATATGCATATACAAAAGAATCAGGAAGATATGAAATCATAGCAATGCAGAATTCTTTCCATGGACGTTCCATAGGAGCAGTTTCAGTGACAGGGACCGAACATTATCGCACCCCATTTGAACCATTGCTTCCGGGAGTTAAATTTGCAGAATATAACAATCTGGAAAGCGTTAAAGCTTTAGTAAATGATAAAACATGTGCGATCATTCTTGAACCACTGCAAGGAGAAGGCGGAATTTATCCAGCGACAAAAGAATTTATGGAGGGTATCCGTGAACTTTGTAGTAAAAATGACATTTTGATGATCTGCGATGAAATTCAATGCGGAATGGCAAGAACAGGATATATGTTTGCATGGCAGGAGTACAATATTAAACCTGATATCATGACAATGGCGAAAGCAATTGGAAACGGAATACCGGTAGGAGCATTTGCTATGACTGAGGAAGTTGCAAAATACTCCATGGAAGCAGGAGATCATGGTTCTACCTATGGTGGAAATCCACTTGCCTGTACAGCTGTAAAAACAGTTATTGATATTTTCCAGAAAGAACAGATTGTTGATCACGTGAAGGAAATGGGAGAATATCTTTCAATTTGTCTGGAAAAATTAGTCCAAAAATATGACTTTGTAAAAGAATGCAGAGGAAAGGGACTGATTCAGGGGATTGAATTAACAAAACCAGCCGGAGATATAATAACAAAAGCTCACGAAGCAGGACTATTGATCATTACAGCAAAGGGAAATACAATTCGTTTTGTACCGCCTCTTATAATTACAAAAGAACAGATAGATGAAATGATTGAAAAATTAGAAATTGCATTTGCAAAATAG
- the argB gene encoding acetylglutamate kinase, translating into MNENMNQYLEKASVLIEALPYIQRFNRKIIVIKYGGSAMVDEELKKKVIEDVTLLKLVGFKPIIVHGGGKEISKWVEKVGMEPKFINGLRVTDEDTMEVAEMVLGKVNKSLVQLVEELGVRAIGISGKDGGLLKVEKKYSNGEDIGFVGDVKKVNADILYDLLEKDFLPIICPIGLDDEYNTYNINADDAACAIARAVKAEKLAFLTDIEGVYKNPEDPKTLISELTVKEAKKLISDGYIGGGMLPKLNNCIEAIENGVSRVHILDGRIPHCVLLEIFTNKGIGTAILDGEESKYYHGEQ; encoded by the coding sequence ATGAATGAAAATATGAATCAATATTTGGAAAAAGCAAGCGTATTAATTGAAGCACTTCCATATATCCAACGTTTTAACCGTAAGATCATTGTTATTAAGTATGGCGGAAGTGCAATGGTAGATGAAGAGTTGAAAAAGAAAGTAATCGAAGATGTTACACTTTTAAAATTAGTTGGTTTCAAACCGATCATTGTACATGGTGGGGGAAAAGAAATCAGTAAATGGGTTGAAAAAGTAGGAATGGAGCCCAAATTTATCAATGGATTACGTGTGACTGATGAAGATACAATGGAAGTAGCTGAAATGGTTCTTGGAAAAGTAAATAAAAGTCTTGTTCAGCTTGTCGAAGAACTTGGCGTACGTGCAATTGGAATCAGTGGCAAAGATGGCGGTCTTTTAAAAGTAGAAAAGAAATATTCAAATGGAGAGGATATTGGATTTGTCGGTGATGTTAAAAAAGTAAATGCTGACATCTTATACGATCTTTTAGAAAAAGACTTTCTTCCAATCATCTGTCCGATTGGTCTGGATGATGAATACAATACATATAACATTAATGCCGATGATGCCGCATGTGCAATAGCTCGTGCTGTCAAAGCTGAAAAACTGGCATTTTTAACAGATATTGAAGGTGTTTATAAAAATCCTGAGGATCCTAAAACATTGATATCTGAATTAACGGTAAAAGAAGCAAAAAAATTAATCTCTGATGGATATATCGGAGGCGGCATGCTTCCGAAATTAAATAACTGTATTGAAGCAATTGAAAATGGTGTATCCAGAGTACATATTTTAGATGGAAGAATTCCACACTGTGTTCTTCTTGAAATATTTACGAATAAAGGAATTGGCACAGCTATTTTGGATGGGGAGGAAAGCAAGTATTATCATGGTGAACAATAA
- the argJ gene encoding bifunctional glutamate N-acetyltransferase/amino-acid acetyltransferase ArgJ, with protein sequence MKIIDGGVTSAKGFEAASAAAGIKYQGRTDMAMIYSKKPCKTAGAFTTNLVKAAPVIWDKTVVESGVKSHVVVVNSGIANACTGEKGLRYCSETAKKAAEVMGVDANGVLIGSTGVIGMQMPMDKVTAGIEKLADTKQATREAGHLAAKAIMTTDTKEKEIAVTIEIGGKTVTVGGMAKGSGMIHPNMCTMLSYITTDAAITKKALVKALKADVKDTYNMISVDGDTSTNDTVLVLANGMAKNPKIHCGTAEYQLFLEALHFVNETLAKKMAGDGEGATALFEVKIVGAKSKKQAKVLAKSVVCSNLTKTAIAGHDANWGRILCAMGYSGENFEQDKVDLFFESAAGKIQLIKDGVGLDFDEEKATMILSEPEVTAIADLKEGNEQATAWGCDLTHGYIDINADYRS encoded by the coding sequence ATGAAGATTATAGATGGCGGTGTAACATCTGCAAAAGGGTTTGAAGCAGCTTCTGCAGCAGCAGGAATTAAATATCAGGGAAGAACAGACATGGCTATGATCTATAGTAAAAAGCCATGTAAAACAGCAGGTGCATTTACAACAAATCTGGTAAAGGCAGCTCCGGTTATCTGGGATAAAACGGTTGTGGAAAGTGGTGTAAAATCACATGTTGTTGTGGTTAATTCAGGAATTGCAAATGCATGTACCGGCGAAAAAGGGCTTCGCTATTGCAGTGAAACAGCTAAAAAAGCAGCAGAAGTTATGGGCGTAGATGCAAATGGAGTTCTGATTGGTTCTACCGGGGTTATAGGAATGCAGATGCCGATGGATAAAGTAACTGCTGGAATTGAAAAACTTGCAGATACAAAACAAGCGACCCGAGAGGCAGGACATTTGGCAGCAAAAGCAATTATGACGACGGATACAAAAGAAAAAGAGATTGCCGTTACAATTGAAATTGGTGGAAAAACAGTCACAGTCGGTGGCATGGCAAAAGGTTCTGGTATGATTCATCCGAATATGTGCACAATGCTTTCTTACATTACAACAGACGCCGCAATTACAAAAAAAGCCCTGGTAAAGGCATTAAAGGCAGATGTAAAAGATACCTACAATATGATTTCTGTAGATGGAGATACATCTACAAATGATACCGTTCTTGTACTTGCAAATGGAATGGCAAAGAATCCAAAAATCCATTGTGGTACAGCAGAGTATCAGTTGTTTTTAGAAGCTCTTCATTTTGTAAATGAAACCCTTGCAAAGAAAATGGCCGGTGATGGAGAAGGTGCTACAGCATTATTTGAAGTCAAAATAGTTGGCGCAAAATCAAAAAAACAGGCAAAGGTACTTGCAAAATCTGTTGTATGTTCCAATCTGACCAAAACAGCTATTGCAGGACATGATGCAAACTGGGGAAGAATCTTATGTGCAATGGGATATTCCGGTGAAAATTTTGAACAGGATAAGGTTGACTTGTTCTTTGAAAGTGCGGCAGGAAAGATTCAGCTTATCAAGGATGGTGTAGGACTTGATTTTGATGAAGAAAAAGCAACCATGATTCTTTCTGAGCCGGAAGTAACCGCAATTGCAGACTTAAAAGAAGGAAATGAACAAGCAACAGCCTGGGGCTGCGACTTAACACATGGTTACATAGACATCAATGCAGATTACAGAAGCTAA
- a CDS encoding GNAT family N-acetyltransferase translates to MTIRTMTIEDFEQVHALWMTIKGFGIRSIDDSKEGVERFLKRNPTTSVVAEIDNKIVGSILCGHDGRRGCLYHVCVDEKYRRHGIGKAMVVYAMQALKREKINKVSLIAFTVNDIGNAFWNTIEWTERKDLNYYEFVLNEENITAFNEQ, encoded by the coding sequence ATGACAATCCGCACAATGACAATAGAAGATTTTGAGCAGGTTCATGCACTTTGGATGACAATTAAAGGTTTTGGAATACGAAGTATTGATGATTCAAAAGAAGGGGTAGAACGTTTTTTAAAACGTAACCCGACTACAAGTGTCGTAGCAGAAATAGATAACAAAATCGTGGGTAGTATTTTATGCGGGCACGATGGACGACGTGGTTGTCTTTATCATGTTTGCGTGGATGAAAAATATCGTCGCCACGGTATTGGAAAAGCAATGGTTGTATATGCTATGCAGGCTTTAAAAAGGGAGAAGATTAATAAAGTCTCATTGATCGCATTTACTGTTAATGATATCGGAAATGCGTTCTGGAATACAATAGAATGGACTGAACGAAAAGATTTAAATTATTATGAATTTGTATTAAATGAAGAAAATATAACGGCATTCAATGAACAGTAA
- the argC gene encoding N-acetyl-gamma-glutamyl-phosphate reductase: protein MIKVGIIGATGYAGGELVRILTGHKEAEIKWFGSRSYIDQKYASVYQNMFQIVDATCMDDNMEKLASQVDVIFTATPQGLCASLVNENILSKVKIIDLSADFRIKDVATYEKWYGIEHKSPQFIEEAVYGLCEINREDVKNARLVANPGCYTTCSILTAYPLAKEGIIDMSTLIIDAKSGTSGAGRSAKVANLFCEVNENMKAYGVATHRHTPEIEEQLGYASGEKVVLNFTPHLVPMNRGILATEYAKLTKDVTYDEVKAIYDKYYANEKFIRVLEKDVCPETKWVEGSNYVDINFKIDPRTNRIIMMGAIDNLVKGAAGQAVQNMNLMFGLKESEGLELVPMFP, encoded by the coding sequence ATGATAAAAGTAGGAATTATTGGTGCAACAGGATACGCAGGCGGAGAATTAGTTCGAATTTTGACAGGACATAAAGAGGCGGAGATTAAATGGTTTGGTTCAAGAAGTTACATTGATCAAAAATATGCGTCTGTTTATCAGAATATGTTTCAGATTGTTGATGCAACTTGTATGGATGATAATATGGAGAAACTTGCAAGCCAGGTCGATGTCATTTTTACAGCAACACCGCAAGGCTTATGTGCATCGTTAGTAAATGAAAACATACTTTCAAAAGTAAAAATTATTGATTTAAGTGCAGATTTCCGAATCAAAGATGTTGCTACATATGAAAAATGGTATGGAATCGAGCATAAAAGTCCGCAATTTATTGAAGAAGCTGTATATGGGCTTTGTGAAATTAATCGAGAAGATGTTAAAAATGCAAGATTGGTAGCAAATCCAGGGTGTTACACAACATGTTCCATTTTAACTGCCTACCCACTGGCAAAAGAGGGCATTATTGATATGAGCACATTAATCATAGATGCAAAATCAGGTACATCCGGTGCAGGAAGAAGCGCAAAAGTTGCAAATCTATTTTGTGAAGTAAATGAAAATATGAAAGCCTATGGAGTTGCAACGCATAGACATACACCAGAAATTGAAGAACAGCTTGGATATGCATCTGGTGAGAAAGTTGTCTTGAATTTCACACCGCATCTTGTTCCGATGAATCGTGGGATTCTTGCAACAGAATATGCAAAATTAACAAAAGATGTAACTTATGACGAAGTCAAAGCAATATATGATAAATATTATGCAAATGAGAAATTTATCCGAGTGTTGGAAAAAGATGTATGCCCTGAAACAAAATGGGTAGAAGGAAGCAACTATGTAGATATTAATTTCAAAATTGATCCGCGAACAAACAGAATTATTATGATGGGAGCAATAGACAATCTGGTAAAAGGAGCCGCTGGACAGGCGGTTCAGAATATGAACCTGATGTTCGGTTTAAAAGAGTCAGAAGGCTTGGAACTTGTTCCAATGTTTCCATAG
- a CDS encoding glutamate-5-semialdehyde dehydrogenase yields the protein MENYMEILGRRAKSASREGAKLGTDAKNRGLITVAEELIRQKAYLLEENTKDVEAAKEKGVKESLIDRLQLTESRIEAMAEGLCQIAALEDPIGEVLGMKTRPNGLQIGKKRVPLGVVGIIYESRPNVTADAFGLCFKTGNAVILRGGSDAIHSNLAIVKVIKEGLMKEKLPQDLILLVEDTSREVVSDMMKLHGLIDVLIPRGGAGLIANVVNNSTVPVIETGTGNCHIYVDESADLNMATEIIENAKTQRMGVCNACESLVIHEKVAELAVPQIVQCLKNHGVEVRGDERAQKISDDIWPATEEDWGTEYLDAIISMKIVDSMDQAIEHINRYNTGHSESIITQNYEHALQFQNEIDAAAVYVNASTRFTDGFEFGFGAEIGISTQKLHARGPMGLEALTTTKYIIFGNGQIRK from the coding sequence ATGGAAAATTATATGGAAATACTTGGTAGACGTGCAAAATCTGCATCAAGAGAAGGGGCTAAATTAGGAACAGATGCAAAAAATCGAGGACTCATTACTGTAGCTGAAGAACTGATTCGACAAAAAGCATATTTGTTGGAAGAAAATACAAAAGATGTAGAAGCTGCAAAAGAAAAAGGCGTAAAAGAATCTTTAATAGATCGTTTGCAGTTAACTGAATCGAGAATAGAAGCAATGGCAGAAGGTTTGTGCCAGATTGCAGCATTAGAAGATCCTATTGGAGAGGTTTTGGGCATGAAAACACGACCAAACGGACTTCAAATTGGAAAGAAAAGAGTGCCTCTTGGAGTTGTCGGAATTATTTATGAATCCCGGCCAAATGTGACAGCTGATGCATTTGGTTTATGCTTTAAAACTGGAAATGCGGTGATTCTTCGAGGCGGAAGTGATGCAATCCATTCGAATCTCGCAATTGTAAAGGTAATTAAAGAAGGCTTGATGAAAGAAAAACTGCCACAGGATTTGATTTTGCTTGTTGAAGATACAAGTCGAGAAGTTGTTTCAGATATGATGAAATTACATGGTCTGATCGATGTATTAATTCCTCGTGGTGGTGCCGGATTAATAGCAAATGTTGTTAATAACAGCACTGTTCCTGTTATCGAAACAGGAACAGGAAATTGTCATATATATGTAGATGAGAGTGCTGATTTAAATATGGCAACAGAAATCATTGAAAATGCAAAAACTCAGAGAATGGGTGTGTGTAATGCATGTGAATCACTTGTGATCCATGAGAAAGTTGCAGAACTTGCTGTCCCACAAATTGTGCAGTGCCTGAAAAATCATGGTGTTGAAGTGCGTGGAGATGAACGTGCACAAAAAATCAGTGATGATATTTGGCCGGCGACAGAAGAAGATTGGGGAACAGAATATCTGGATGCTATCATTTCAATGAAGATTGTGGATTCAATGGATCAGGCAATTGAACATATAAACCGCTACAATACAGGACATTCAGAATCAATCATTACGCAAAATTATGAACATGCTTTACAATTCCAAAATGAAATTGATGCTGCAGCTGTTTATGTAAATGCATCTACAAGATTTACAGATGGATTTGAGTTTGGGTTTGGAGCAGAAATTGGAATCAGCACGCAAAAATTGCATGCACGCGGACCTATGGGATTAGAAGCATTAACTACAACAAAATATATTATTTTCGGAAATGGACAAATTCGAAAATAA
- the proB gene encoding glutamate 5-kinase, with product MDRKQILDEKNRIVIKVGTTTITYEETGNINLDKLEKFVRILINLRNKGKEVIVVSSGAVGVGRKALGMEHKPETEAAKQACAAVGQGRLMMIYEKLFNEYSQLTAQVLLTKESITNKECRKNARQTFDELLRMNVVPIVNENDAISVDELAYGNFGDNDTLAANVAELVDADLLILMSDIEGMYTADPKKNQNARFIHTVVEIDESLEAMAGGSASDFGTGGMMTKVNAAKIATSAGADMIIANGDNIYAINDIMAGKKIGTLFLSKEHGKLMENELAPERAKFRRQVKNFKKSEGKSEEHKTTELIQNEEHMGGNYGKLYGNTW from the coding sequence ATGGATAGAAAGCAAATACTGGATGAGAAAAATCGAATCGTAATTAAAGTCGGGACAACAACAATTACCTATGAAGAAACAGGCAATATAAACCTGGATAAATTGGAAAAATTTGTAAGAATATTAATTAATTTGAGGAATAAAGGGAAAGAAGTAATCGTTGTATCTTCCGGTGCAGTAGGAGTTGGTCGAAAGGCCCTTGGTATGGAACACAAGCCTGAAACGGAGGCAGCAAAGCAAGCTTGTGCGGCAGTAGGACAAGGAAGATTAATGATGATTTATGAAAAATTATTTAACGAATATAGCCAACTGACAGCACAGGTTCTGTTGACGAAAGAATCTATCACAAATAAAGAATGTCGAAAGAATGCAAGGCAGACTTTTGATGAATTACTTCGAATGAATGTTGTACCAATCGTAAATGAAAATGATGCTATTTCAGTAGATGAACTGGCATATGGTAATTTTGGAGATAACGACACGCTTGCGGCAAATGTAGCGGAACTTGTTGATGCGGATTTATTAATTCTTATGTCTGATATTGAGGGCATGTATACAGCGGATCCAAAAAAGAATCAAAATGCAAGGTTTATTCATACAGTAGTTGAAATTGATGAGTCATTGGAAGCAATGGCAGGAGGTTCTGCAAGTGATTTTGGAACTGGGGGTATGATGACAAAGGTGAATGCAGCTAAAATTGCAACCAGTGCCGGAGCAGATATGATTATTGCAAATGGGGATAATATTTATGCAATTAATGATATTATGGCAGGGAAAAAAATAGGAACTCTTTTTCTTTCAAAAGAGCATGGAAAACTGATGGAAAATGAACTAGCTCCAGAAAGGGCGAAGTTTCGTCGGCAAGTAAAGAATTTTAAGAAATCAGAAGGAAAGTCAGAGGAGCATAAAACTACAGAGCTCATTCAAAACGAAGAGCACATGGGAGGTAATTATGGAAAATTATATGGAAATACTTGGTAG